The proteins below come from a single Roseiflexus sp. RS-1 genomic window:
- a CDS encoding LCP family protein: MIRHHAVRRRFVLGLIGVTTIIALVAIARLGFEWKQALDDVDAMIVTPVVLAPTPEPAGSAPVTVDVPVVVTPTVAPTSVPENDDPVNILLLGADARIGEEISRTDAIILIHINPRSGRVSMLSFPRDLIVETPGFGRRKINSVYLIGETRLGKGYGAALLKQTVSDLVGVPIHHFALINFDGFRKVIDLVGGISIDVPKAIDDPRYPVDAFPGDVRTMQVHFDPGPQWMDGERALIYARTRHADSDFGRNQRQQQVLLALVARVRERGLLSQINKIDDYTGALRDYVRTDIPRSEMIRLARVAPRLDLDNIQRYAIDSKMIITLGNPDTFTADPEAVREMVDRMIAGGAPTP; this comes from the coding sequence TTGATACGACACCACGCTGTGCGTCGCCGTTTCGTTCTCGGGTTGATCGGCGTGACGACGATCATTGCTCTCGTCGCCATTGCTCGCCTCGGGTTTGAGTGGAAACAGGCGCTCGACGATGTGGACGCGATGATTGTCACGCCCGTCGTGCTTGCACCAACACCCGAACCCGCAGGCAGCGCCCCCGTAACAGTTGATGTTCCGGTTGTTGTGACGCCGACCGTCGCGCCGACGAGCGTGCCAGAAAATGATGATCCGGTCAATATCCTGCTGCTCGGCGCCGATGCGCGGATCGGCGAGGAGATCAGTCGCACCGATGCGATCATCCTGATCCACATCAATCCACGATCAGGCCGCGTCAGCATGCTCTCGTTCCCCCGCGACCTGATAGTTGAGACGCCGGGGTTCGGGCGACGGAAGATTAATTCGGTCTACCTGATCGGTGAAACGCGCCTCGGCAAGGGGTATGGCGCCGCACTGCTCAAACAAACCGTCTCGGATCTGGTCGGCGTCCCAATTCACCATTTTGCGTTGATCAACTTCGATGGTTTTCGTAAGGTGATCGATCTGGTTGGCGGCATCTCCATCGATGTCCCGAAAGCAATTGACGACCCGCGTTATCCGGTCGATGCGTTCCCCGGCGATGTGCGTACCATGCAGGTGCACTTCGATCCAGGACCGCAATGGATGGACGGGGAACGCGCGTTGATCTACGCCCGCACCCGTCACGCCGACAGCGATTTTGGGCGGAATCAACGGCAGCAGCAGGTGCTGCTTGCGCTGGTCGCACGGGTGCGCGAACGAGGGCTGTTGTCGCAGATCAATAAGATCGACGATTACACCGGTGCGTTGCGCGACTATGTGCGCACCGATATACCACGCAGCGAGATGATCCGGCTGGCGCGTGTCGCGCCCCGGCTCGACCTCGATAATATCCAGCGGTATGCGATTGACTCGAAGATGATTATTACGCTGGGCAACCCCGATACCTTCACCGCCGATCCCGAAGCGGTTCGTGAAATGGTGGACCGCATGATTGCTGGCGGCGCGCCGACGCCGTAG
- a CDS encoding NAD-dependent epimerase/dehydratase family protein — protein MTASTYLITGGAGFLGINLTRYLLARGHHVVSLDIADFNYPERDRIKAIKGDIRDRSSVDRAMEGVQIVVHTAAALPLYRKEDIFSTDLDGTRNVLQSAFEHGVERVIHISSTAVYGIPDHHPLREDDPLHGVGPYGEAKVKAEQICLEYRAKGMCVPIIRPKSFVGPERLGVFALLYDWAKDGKNFPMIGSGNNRYQLLDVEDLCEAIYLCATLDRDRVNDTFNIGAKEFTTMREDYQAVLDAAGFGKKIIPLPAAPVIWALRILEALHLSPLYKWVYETAATDSFVSIEKAERVLGFTPKYSNKEALVRNYRWYIEHLNEFEGVSGVSHRVPWKQGVLRLAKILF, from the coding sequence ATGACAGCGTCTACGTACCTGATCACCGGCGGCGCCGGTTTCCTTGGCATTAATCTGACGCGCTATCTGCTCGCGCGCGGACATCACGTGGTTTCACTCGATATCGCCGATTTCAACTATCCCGAACGGGATCGGATCAAAGCCATCAAAGGCGACATCCGTGATCGCTCAAGTGTTGATCGGGCGATGGAAGGCGTGCAGATCGTCGTTCATACGGCGGCGGCTTTGCCGTTGTACAGGAAGGAAGACATTTTCTCCACCGACCTTGACGGCACGCGCAATGTGCTGCAATCAGCCTTCGAGCACGGCGTCGAGCGGGTGATCCACATCTCTTCAACCGCCGTCTATGGCATTCCCGACCATCATCCGCTGCGCGAGGACGACCCGCTTCACGGCGTCGGTCCCTACGGCGAGGCGAAGGTGAAAGCCGAGCAGATCTGCCTGGAGTACCGCGCAAAGGGGATGTGCGTGCCGATCATCCGCCCCAAATCGTTCGTCGGTCCGGAGCGCCTGGGGGTATTCGCGCTGCTCTACGACTGGGCAAAGGATGGGAAAAACTTCCCGATGATCGGGAGCGGCAACAATCGCTATCAGTTGCTCGATGTCGAAGACCTGTGCGAGGCGATCTACCTGTGCGCAACGCTTGATCGCGACCGGGTGAATGACACGTTCAACATCGGCGCCAAAGAGTTTACCACAATGCGCGAGGATTATCAGGCGGTGCTCGATGCTGCCGGATTCGGGAAGAAAATCATCCCCCTCCCGGCAGCGCCGGTGATCTGGGCGTTGCGCATTCTGGAGGCGCTGCACCTCTCGCCGCTCTACAAGTGGGTGTACGAAACCGCTGCCACCGACTCGTTCGTGTCAATCGAGAAAGCCGAACGAGTCCTGGGTTTCACGCCGAAGTACTCAAATAAGGAAGCGCTCGTTCGTAACTACCGCTGGTATATTGAGCACCTGAACGAGTTCGAGGGCGTTTCCGGCGTATCGCACCGCGTCCCCTGGAAGCAGGGCGTGCTGCGGCTGGCGAAGATCCTCTTCTGA
- a CDS encoding valine--tRNA ligase, translating into MDTPDTQQLPEMAKAYEAQRVEQRLYAWWERSGFFTPPETFDRPPFVISMPPPNVTGELHMGHAMFVAIEDVLTRWHRMLGDPTLWLPGTDHAGIATQLQVERLLQSEGVTRQQIGREAFLRRTWEWKEKYGGEITRQLRRLGASCDWTRERFTLDPMLSRAVRAAFKRLYDDGLIYRGYRMVNWSPNLQTAVSDLEVEYEERDVQMYHVRYPLADDGWHPAAWGSGRWASGAREFITVATTRPETIMGDTAVAVNPDDPRYRHLIGRTVVLPAIGRLIPIIADEYADPQFGTGAVKITPAHDPNDYLVGQRHNLPMINIMNPDATLNAEAGPYAGLDRFEARQRLLDDLAREGLLVEARPHRMSVGISQRGGEVVEPLLSEQWFVRARPLADLALAAVREGRTRIVPERFEKVFFHWLENIQDWCISRQLWWGHRIPVWYTPDGQMIVPGPDDPDPQGEGLVQDPDVLDTWFSSALWPFSTLGWPDDTPDMRRFYPTSVMETGYDILFFWVARMMMMGCYLTGKTPFHTVYLHGLVRDKDGRKMSKTYGNVVNPLDVIEQHGADALRFMLATSSSPGQDLNLNPERIEAARNFANKTWNIARFVLSKLDAHTPPGDPRPATLADRWILSRYHRLVTDVDRLMRSYNFGEAGRSIQEFLWSEFADWYVEVAKVQFEQDALQESTRAVLYTTLEGALRLLHPFMPFVTEETWQYLVRNYRTDATPASIMIAPYPQPDAAWIDDGIEREWALVQALITGIRNIRTEYKVEPARLIAATIVAGAQTPLIEAQRAVIARLARIADDQLTIGAAIDQRPANAATLVIGSVEAYLPLAGMIDLEAERARLLKDLEAALAEAARREARLATPGFVEKAPATVVQRERDGLAAVRETIARLQDRLAQQGFHP; encoded by the coding sequence ATGGATACGCCCGATACGCAGCAACTGCCTGAGATGGCAAAAGCCTACGAAGCGCAGCGCGTGGAACAGCGCCTCTACGCTTGGTGGGAGCGTAGCGGCTTCTTTACGCCGCCTGAGACGTTCGACCGCCCGCCGTTTGTGATCTCGATGCCGCCGCCCAATGTGACCGGTGAACTGCACATGGGGCACGCGATGTTCGTGGCCATCGAGGATGTGTTGACGCGCTGGCATCGAATGCTCGGCGATCCGACCCTCTGGTTGCCCGGAACTGACCACGCCGGTATTGCGACGCAGTTGCAGGTCGAGCGTTTGTTGCAGAGTGAAGGCGTCACGCGCCAGCAGATCGGTCGTGAGGCGTTCCTGCGCCGTACCTGGGAGTGGAAAGAGAAGTATGGCGGCGAAATCACCCGTCAACTGCGGCGCCTGGGCGCATCGTGCGACTGGACGCGTGAACGGTTCACGCTCGACCCGATGCTCTCGCGCGCTGTGCGTGCGGCGTTCAAGCGGCTGTACGACGATGGCCTGATCTACCGCGGCTACCGGATGGTCAACTGGTCGCCGAACCTGCAAACCGCCGTGAGCGATCTCGAAGTCGAGTACGAGGAACGCGACGTGCAGATGTATCACGTCCGTTATCCGCTCGCCGATGATGGCTGGCATCCCGCTGCGTGGGGCAGCGGTCGCTGGGCGTCTGGCGCGCGGGAGTTCATCACCGTCGCCACCACCCGCCCTGAAACGATCATGGGCGATACTGCCGTGGCGGTGAACCCCGATGATCCACGCTATCGCCATCTGATCGGGCGAACGGTCGTGCTTCCGGCGATAGGGCGCCTGATCCCGATCATCGCCGATGAGTATGCCGATCCGCAGTTCGGTACCGGCGCGGTGAAAATTACGCCGGCGCACGACCCGAACGACTATCTGGTGGGTCAGCGGCACAATCTGCCGATGATCAACATCATGAATCCCGATGCGACCCTCAACGCCGAAGCCGGTCCCTACGCCGGTCTCGACCGCTTCGAGGCGCGGCAGCGCCTGCTCGACGACCTGGCGCGCGAAGGGTTGCTGGTCGAGGCGCGTCCGCACCGGATGTCGGTGGGTATCAGTCAGCGCGGCGGTGAAGTCGTCGAACCGCTCCTCAGCGAACAGTGGTTCGTGCGCGCCAGACCGCTGGCAGACCTGGCGCTTGCGGCGGTGCGCGAAGGACGCACCCGCATCGTGCCGGAACGCTTCGAGAAGGTCTTCTTCCACTGGCTGGAAAACATCCAGGACTGGTGCATCAGCCGGCAACTCTGGTGGGGGCACCGGATACCGGTCTGGTATACGCCCGACGGTCAGATGATCGTCCCCGGTCCCGACGACCCCGATCCGCAGGGTGAGGGGCTTGTGCAAGACCCCGATGTGCTCGATACCTGGTTCTCCAGCGCCCTCTGGCCCTTCTCGACCCTGGGTTGGCCCGACGATACGCCCGATATGCGGCGCTTCTACCCGACGAGCGTGATGGAGACCGGGTACGACATCCTGTTCTTCTGGGTGGCGCGCATGATGATGATGGGGTGCTACCTGACCGGCAAGACCCCCTTCCACACCGTGTATCTCCACGGGTTGGTGCGCGACAAAGATGGTCGCAAGATGTCGAAGACCTACGGGAATGTGGTGAACCCGCTCGATGTGATCGAGCAGCACGGCGCCGATGCGTTGCGGTTCATGCTGGCAACCAGCAGTTCACCCGGTCAGGATCTGAACCTCAACCCGGAGCGCATCGAGGCGGCGCGCAATTTCGCCAACAAGACGTGGAATATCGCCCGGTTTGTGCTGTCGAAACTGGATGCGCACACGCCCCCCGGCGATCCCCGACCGGCGACGCTGGCTGACCGCTGGATTCTGTCGCGCTACCATCGCCTGGTGACCGATGTTGATCGCCTGATGCGGTCGTACAATTTTGGCGAAGCCGGGCGGAGCATCCAGGAGTTCCTCTGGAGCGAATTTGCCGACTGGTATGTCGAAGTCGCCAAGGTGCAATTTGAACAGGATGCCCTCCAGGAATCGACGCGCGCCGTGCTCTACACGACGCTGGAAGGCGCTCTGCGCCTGCTCCACCCCTTCATGCCGTTCGTGACCGAGGAGACCTGGCAGTATCTGGTGCGCAATTATCGGACTGATGCAACCCCGGCGTCGATCATGATTGCGCCGTATCCGCAACCGGATGCAGCCTGGATCGACGATGGCATCGAACGGGAGTGGGCGCTCGTCCAGGCGCTGATCACCGGCATCCGCAACATTCGGACCGAGTACAAAGTCGAGCCGGCGCGGTTGATCGCCGCCACCATTGTGGCAGGCGCGCAGACGCCGCTGATCGAAGCGCAGCGCGCCGTGATCGCGCGCCTGGCGCGGATCGCCGACGACCAGTTGACGATTGGTGCGGCGATCGATCAACGCCCCGCGAATGCCGCAACCCTCGTCATCGGTTCCGTCGAGGCATATCTGCCGCTCGCCGGCATGATCGATCTGGAAGCCGAGCGCGCGCGCCTGCTCAAGGATCTGGAGGCCGCTCTGGCTGAGGCAGCGCGACGCGAAGCGCGACTGGCTACCCCTGGTTTCGTTGAAAAGGCGCCGGCGACAGTGGTGCAACGCGAACGCGACGGCCTGGCAGCTGTGCGCGAAACCATTGCCCGTCTGCAAGATCGCCTGGCGCAGCAAGGATTCCATCCATGA
- a CDS encoding caspase family protein, translating to MSKRALIIGVNRPQNDPTFAPLRSAERDANDLASALHDCGFAVQSLIGQQATTDAIRKAVARLRRQADSESDLFIAFSGHGAWIPPVAGHPDGTTFLVSADYESEIATGDPNYYLSLDWWYTQLLAWDKPRSVVLALDCCFAGNVAQAAERRSIGDAIEQHFRGVTVPTGRLRAYLAATVPGEKAYEDDRGGLLTQAVVACLRDKDGQGDGLVTVPALIDAVKKHAALHPDRSHPFTEYKGDYHWVLADHREARRAAREAQQAEQRRAEAQQRLKRWRSPRSAARRDELLRGFVGREAELRELSKEIERLRATGGYLLVTGVAGQGKSSILAKLIAHREPEPTPAYFIRFTPGPSEQAALLGHLVAELLTLAEREADALTYLPDGDSVVALYNSFEILLNDLAAQRPLTLVIDGLDQIEPDLAGRRDLSFLPERLPPGVVLVIGTRPDDTLKPLKLRTPHCEYCLPPLSEADFGELLRDRGVTLSAHEQSELYHALHGNAFDLAFLAQEIRQTPHTKIAALLRRVIANPRDLFTPTLDRLQRDWNLWERVLRPLLGTLLAAQEPLSRDALREILNVSQDRIQTAIERLGGLLGVRDVQGQPRYGLIHLKLIDYLRTETFAADELITCHAQIAAWCGRDLAHLWQPTTDLAEQERRAYGQTHLVTHLAAAQKYDDVWRLLDADEYGAAKRRADPSLRAYIADLDRVRQTIADASDRDRQQMATWLARAWRYSLLRVSLTGKVDAWPTELFTALVAMGRGAEARDRAELLSDPKQRAEVLTAVGRALLERGAAGGLEAFRRARAAAEAISDPYKRAEALRALARALAAAGQWEEARAVVEAIADPLWRARALGDVAGALARAGQWEEARAVVEAIADPDERAEALGDVAGALAAAGQWEEARAVVEAIADPFRRARALRKVAGALAQARRWDDARAVAETIADPFWRAEALREVAGALAAAGQWEEARAVAAAIADPFWRAEALREVAGALAAAGQWEEARAVAAAIADPIWRARALGDVAGALAAAGQWEEAQRTFAGARAVAAAIADPDKRAEALRALARALAAAGQWEEARAVAAAIADPRERAGVLRALAGALAAAGQWEEARAVAEVIADPLRRAEALGDVAGALAAAGQWEEARAVVEAIADPLWRARALGDVAGALARAGQWEEARAVVEAIADPYERAWALVAMAGALAAAGQWEEARAVAAAIADPRQRAEALGDVAGALAAAGQWEEARAVVEAIADPFRRARALRKVAGALAAAGQWEEARAVAAAIADPYERAEALGDVAGALARARRWDDARAVAETIADPYKRAEALVALAGALAAAGQWEEARAVAAAIADPLQRAGVLRALAGALARAGQWTDAQQTFAAARQSAEAIADPYKRAEALGDVAGALAAAGQWEEARAVAAAIADPFWRAEALGDVAGALARAGQWEEARAVAAAIADPDKRAWALVALAGALAAAGQWEEARAVAAAIADPDKRAWALVAMAGALAAAGQWEEARAVAAAIADPRQRAEALGDVAGALARAGQWEEARAVAAAIADPSQRAEALGDVAGALAQAGDTQAAQATFAAARAVAETIADPYKRAEALRALAGALAAAGQWEEARAVAAAIADPYERARALVAMAGALAHAGQWAYARQTAEAIADLRERAEALRALAQALIRAGQIDDAMALLVSAWAQAQTVDELTKLFTIDASLLRAYPTLGGDLPEAFNWVERVVRAG from the coding sequence ATGTCGAAACGCGCACTCATCATCGGCGTCAATCGCCCGCAGAACGATCCGACATTCGCTCCCCTGCGCAGCGCCGAACGCGATGCGAATGATCTGGCGAGCGCACTGCATGACTGCGGCTTCGCGGTGCAATCGCTGATCGGGCAACAGGCGACAACGGATGCCATCCGCAAGGCTGTTGCCAGATTGCGACGGCAGGCTGACAGCGAGAGTGATCTCTTCATAGCCTTTTCTGGTCACGGGGCCTGGATTCCTCCGGTGGCTGGACACCCCGATGGTACGACCTTCCTGGTCAGTGCCGATTACGAGAGCGAGATCGCTACCGGCGACCCCAACTACTACCTCTCCCTCGACTGGTGGTACACCCAGTTGCTCGCCTGGGATAAGCCGCGTAGTGTGGTGCTGGCGCTCGATTGCTGCTTTGCCGGTAATGTCGCACAGGCTGCCGAGCGGCGATCTATCGGCGACGCGATTGAACAGCACTTTCGCGGCGTCACCGTTCCAACCGGACGCCTGCGCGCCTATCTGGCGGCAACTGTACCGGGCGAGAAAGCCTACGAAGATGACCGTGGCGGATTGTTGACGCAGGCAGTGGTGGCGTGTCTGCGCGATAAGGACGGTCAGGGTGATGGGTTAGTCACGGTCCCGGCATTGATAGATGCCGTGAAAAAGCATGCTGCTCTGCACCCCGACCGGTCACATCCCTTCACCGAGTACAAAGGTGATTACCACTGGGTGCTCGCCGATCACCGCGAAGCCCGACGAGCGGCACGGGAGGCGCAGCAGGCTGAGCAACGGCGCGCCGAGGCGCAACAGCGACTCAAACGCTGGCGGTCGCCGCGCAGCGCTGCCCGCCGCGACGAGTTGCTGCGCGGCTTTGTTGGGCGCGAAGCCGAATTGCGTGAACTTTCTAAAGAGATCGAGCGTCTGCGCGCCACCGGCGGCTACCTGCTGGTGACCGGCGTTGCCGGCCAGGGCAAGAGCAGCATCCTGGCGAAACTGATCGCCCACCGTGAACCTGAACCAACCCCCGCCTACTTCATCCGCTTTACCCCCGGACCCTCAGAACAGGCTGCGCTGCTCGGTCACCTGGTCGCCGAGTTGCTGACCCTGGCCGAACGCGAAGCCGATGCGCTCACCTACCTGCCCGATGGCGACAGTGTCGTAGCGTTGTACAACAGCTTCGAGATTCTGCTGAACGATCTGGCAGCCCAACGACCGTTGACACTGGTGATTGACGGGCTGGATCAGATCGAACCTGACCTGGCTGGACGGCGCGATCTGAGCTTCCTGCCCGAACGGCTGCCGCCCGGTGTGGTGCTGGTGATCGGCACCCGTCCCGACGACACGCTGAAGCCGCTCAAACTACGCACCCCGCACTGCGAATATTGCCTGCCGCCACTGAGCGAAGCCGACTTTGGCGAGCTGCTGCGTGATCGCGGCGTGACGCTCAGCGCGCATGAGCAATCGGAACTCTACCATGCGCTGCACGGTAATGCCTTCGACCTGGCATTTCTGGCGCAGGAGATACGCCAGACACCACACACTAAAATCGCCGCGTTGCTCCGGCGGGTCATCGCCAATCCACGCGACCTGTTCACGCCAACACTGGACCGGTTGCAGCGCGACTGGAACCTGTGGGAGAGGGTGTTGCGCCCCCTGCTGGGCACCTTGCTGGCTGCCCAGGAGCCGCTCAGCCGCGACGCTCTGCGCGAGATTCTTAACGTCTCTCAGGATCGTATCCAGACCGCGATTGAGCGCCTGGGGGGGCTGCTTGGTGTGCGCGATGTACAGGGACAACCGAGGTACGGGTTGATCCACCTGAAACTGATTGACTATTTGCGCACGGAGACGTTCGCCGCTGACGAACTGATCACCTGTCATGCCCAGATCGCAGCGTGGTGCGGTCGTGATCTGGCGCATCTCTGGCAACCAACAACCGATCTTGCCGAACAGGAACGGCGTGCCTACGGGCAAACCCACCTGGTCACGCATCTGGCAGCGGCGCAGAAGTATGACGACGTCTGGCGTCTGTTAGACGCCGATGAGTACGGCGCAGCGAAGCGGCGTGCCGACCCTAGCCTGCGGGCGTACATTGCCGACCTTGATCGGGTGCGGCAGACAATAGCGGATGCGTCGGATCGCGACCGGCAGCAGATGGCGACATGGCTGGCGCGGGCCTGGCGCTATAGTCTGCTGCGGGTCAGCCTGACGGGTAAAGTTGACGCATGGCCGACGGAACTGTTCACAGCACTGGTTGCCATGGGGCGAGGCGCCGAAGCGCGTGACCGCGCCGAGTTGCTGAGCGATCCGAAACAACGGGCAGAGGTGCTGACCGCAGTGGGGCGGGCGTTGCTGGAACGCGGCGCTGCCGGCGGGTTGGAGGCGTTCCGTCGTGCCCGCGCTGCTGCCGAGGCGATCTCTGACCCTTACAAGCGCGCCGAGGCCCTGCGCGCCCTGGCGCGGGCGCTGGCGGCGGCGGGGCAGTGGGAGGAGGCGCGGGCGGTCGTGGAGGCGATAGCCGACCCCCTCTGGCGCGCCAGGGCGCTGGGGGATGTGGCAGGCGCGCTGGCGCGGGCGGGGCAGTGGGAGGAGGCGCGGGCGGTCGTGGAGGCGATAGCCGACCCCGACGAGCGCGCCGAAGCGCTGGGGGATGTGGCAGGCGCGCTGGCGGCGGCGGGGCAGTGGGAGGAGGCGCGGGCGGTCGTGGAGGCGATAGCCGACCCCTTCCGGCGCGCCAGGGCGCTGCGGAAGGTGGCAGGCGCGCTGGCGCAGGCGAGACGCTGGGACGACGCCCGCGCCGTCGCCGAGACGATTGCCGACCCCTTCTGGCGCGCCGAAGCGCTGCGGGAGGTGGCAGGCGCGCTGGCGGCGGCGGGGCAGTGGGAGGAGGCGCGGGCGGTCGCGGCGGCGATAGCCGACCCCTTCTGGCGCGCCGAAGCGCTGCGGGAGGTGGCAGGCGCGCTGGCGGCGGCGGGGCAGTGGGAGGAGGCGCGGGCGGTCGCGGCGGCGATAGCCGACCCCATCTGGCGCGCCAGGGCGCTGGGGGATGTGGCAGGCGCGCTGGCGGCGGCGGGGCAGTGGGAGGAGGCGCAGCGCACCTTTGCTGGAGCGCGGGCGGTCGCGGCGGCGATAGCCGACCCCGACAAGCGCGCCGAGGCCCTGCGCGCCCTGGCGCGGGCGCTGGCGGCGGCGGGGCAGTGGGAGGAGGCGCGGGCGGTCGCGGCGGCGATAGCCGACCCCAGAGAGCGCGCCGGGGTGCTGCGTGCGCTGGCAGGCGCGCTGGCGGCGGCGGGGCAGTGGGAGGAGGCGCGGGCGGTCGCGGAGGTGATAGCCGACCCCCTCCGGCGCGCCGAAGCGCTGGGGGATGTGGCAGGCGCGCTGGCGGCGGCGGGGCAGTGGGAGGAGGCGCGGGCGGTCGTGGAGGCGATAGCCGACCCCCTCTGGCGCGCCAGGGCGCTGGGGGATGTGGCAGGCGCGCTGGCGCGGGCGGGGCAGTGGGAGGAGGCGCGGGCGGTCGTGGAGGCGATAGCCGACCCCTACGAGCGCGCCTGGGCGCTGGTGGCTATGGCAGGCGCGCTGGCGGCGGCGGGGCAGTGGGAGGAGGCGCGGGCGGTCGCGGCGGCGATAGCCGACCCCAGGCAGCGCGCCGAAGCGCTGGGGGATGTGGCAGGCGCGCTGGCGGCGGCGGGGCAGTGGGAGGAGGCGCGGGCGGTCGTGGAGGCGATAGCCGACCCCTTCCGGCGCGCCAGGGCGCTGCGGAAGGTGGCAGGCGCGCTGGCGGCGGCGGGGCAGTGGGAGGAGGCGCGGGCGGTCGCGGCGGCGATAGCCGACCCCTACGAGCGCGCCGAAGCGCTGGGGGATGTGGCAGGCGCGCTGGCGCGGGCGAGACGCTGGGACGACGCCCGCGCCGTCGCCGAGACGATTGCCGACCCCTACAAGCGCGCCGAAGCGCTGGTGGCGCTGGCAGGCGCGCTGGCGGCGGCGGGGCAGTGGGAGGAGGCGCGGGCGGTCGCGGCGGCGATAGCCGACCCCCTCCAGCGCGCCGGGGTGCTGCGTGCGCTGGCAGGCGCGCTGGCGCGGGCGGGGCAGTGGACGGATGCCCAACAGACCTTCGCCGCCGCCCGGCAGAGCGCCGAGGCGATAGCCGACCCCTACAAGCGCGCCGAAGCGCTGGGGGATGTGGCAGGCGCGCTGGCGGCAGCGGGGCAGTGGGAGGAGGCGCGGGCGGTCGCGGCGGCGATAGCCGACCCCTTCTGGCGCGCCGAAGCGCTGGGGGATGTGGCAGGCGCGCTGGCGCGGGCGGGGCAGTGGGAGGAGGCGCGGGCGGTCGCGGCGGCGATAGCCGACCCCGACAAGCGCGCCTGGGCGCTGGTGGCGCTGGCAGGCGCGCTGGCGGCGGCGGGGCAGTGGGAGGAGGCGCGGGCGGTCGCGGCGGCGATAGCCGACCCCGACAAGCGCGCCTGGGCGCTGGTGGCTATGGCAGGCGCGCTGGCGGCGGCGGGGCAGTGGGAGGAGGCGCGGGCGGTCGCGGCGGCGATAGCCGACCCCAGGCAGCGCGCCGAAGCGCTGGGGGATGTGGCAGGCGCGCTGGCGCGGGCGGGGCAGTGGGAGGAGGCGCGGGCGGTCGCGGCGGCGATAGCCGACCCCAGCCAGCGCGCCGAAGCGCTGGGGGATGTGGCAGGCGCGCTGGCGCAGGCGGGTGATACCCAGGCGGCGCAGGCGACCTTTGCCGCCGCCCGCGCCGTCGCCGAGACGATTGCCGACCCCTACAAGCGCGCCGAAGCGCTGCGTGCGCTGGCAGGCGCGCTGGCGGCAGCGGGGCAGTGGGAGGAGGCGCGGGCGGTCGCGGCGGCGATAGCCGACCCCTACGAGCGCGCCAGGGCGCTGGTGGCTATGGCAGGCGCGCTGGCGCACGCGGGGCAGTGGGCGTATGCCCGGCAGACCGCCGAGGCGATTGCCGACCTCCGCGAGCGCGCCGAGGCCCTGCGCGCCCTGGCGCAGGCGTTGATCCGCGCCGGTCAGATTGATGACGCCATGGCGCTGCTGGTCAGCGCATGGGCGCAGGCGCAGACTGTTGACGAGTTGACTAAACTTTTTACTATTGATGCCTCGTTACTGCGTGCGTACCCGACGCTAGGCGGCGATCTGCCGGAGGCGTTCAATTGGGTAGAGCGAGTCGTGCGCGCCGGTTAG